The following proteins are co-located in the Polymorphospora rubra genome:
- a CDS encoding sugar-binding protein — protein MRWRTTAVIAMCGLLTLSLAQPVQANPSKDAVDLDVMFIGAHPDDEAGQLGMLGYWNEYHDMKAGVITTTRGEGGGNATGLEEGPELGILREAEERRAVGWAGIEHIYNLDALDFYYTASAPLTEQVWNYESSLSRIVRVLRMTRPEVIITMNPSATQGNHGNHQEAAMLAVEAFYAAADPAAFPEQITEEKLKPWRVSRIFQSGGSGSSSTGPACETTFTPARPDNVIFGTWQGYESARHDGTRWNQVTTWARREYVSQGWGGSADPSSNPANINCNRLTLIDSRTPYPDPNVGAGTAALQGATLRAPGGLPLGTEVHVQPEQWEVLAGVPFKVKTVVRAEQAIAGGKVSVDAPEGWTVSGSGNIGWIGPRKDIVATFTVTPPQDLTAGTRFRLNATLTSKNDGAGSSSALVQATAPVRGTLEPLPEIGNFREWTQRHKVQSLDALIESMLSIPSGGTRDVRVDLHNHSHEAQSGTVKLHVPAGFTVAQQDLPYSDLQPGAKGAVTFSVTNSDASLPTSNRAPNNGAYPVQIETTHNGGSATEPGVFNLVPVTAIPKASSAPVVDGTAGPGEYTGEVIDISTRWEGTAAPAEDISGTAQLTFTDDALYVMLSITDDVLGTVLPAEDCKRPRRNDNVEFGIDPRGDSANTSTVFNVALFPITKDPANGNPPCFARERDNHQGPGPETAPGMEVASVVTSNPYVGYRIEAKIPFSVLPDAIDPARMGMNILVNDSDTQDLTAQTRVGWSTWSGVRADPWRWGVATLDGLANQPSAPKAPIMPDTAAMSVNSPQTILQSSSDKVAPGGWPALPKNTITVPKLFASDDAVTLRLRAKAAGTANVYVWDGNKVLAQKTVEVTGNNLDLVLPLTAPLPAGSTLLVSYERDGATTGVAYVLS, from the coding sequence ATGAGATGGCGCACCACCGCCGTGATCGCCATGTGCGGTCTGCTCACACTGAGCCTGGCTCAGCCGGTTCAGGCCAACCCAAGCAAGGATGCCGTCGACCTGGACGTCATGTTCATCGGCGCGCACCCGGACGACGAAGCCGGCCAGCTCGGCATGTTGGGGTACTGGAACGAGTACCACGACATGAAGGCCGGTGTCATCACCACGACCCGCGGCGAGGGCGGGGGCAACGCCACCGGCCTGGAGGAGGGGCCGGAGCTCGGCATCCTGCGCGAGGCCGAGGAGCGTCGCGCCGTCGGCTGGGCCGGCATCGAACACATCTACAACCTGGACGCGCTCGACTTCTACTACACCGCGAGCGCCCCGCTCACCGAGCAGGTCTGGAACTACGAGAGCAGCCTGTCCCGGATCGTGCGGGTCCTGCGGATGACCCGTCCCGAGGTCATCATCACGATGAACCCCTCGGCCACCCAGGGCAACCACGGCAACCACCAGGAAGCCGCGATGCTCGCCGTGGAGGCCTTCTACGCCGCGGCCGACCCGGCGGCCTTCCCGGAGCAGATCACCGAGGAGAAGCTCAAGCCGTGGCGGGTCTCCCGGATCTTCCAGTCCGGCGGTAGCGGCTCGAGCAGCACCGGCCCCGCCTGCGAGACGACCTTCACCCCGGCCCGGCCCGACAACGTCATCTTCGGCACCTGGCAGGGCTACGAATCGGCGCGGCACGACGGCACCCGGTGGAACCAGGTCACCACCTGGGCCCGCCGCGAGTACGTCTCCCAGGGCTGGGGCGGCAGCGCCGACCCGTCCTCCAACCCCGCCAACATCAACTGCAACCGGCTGACCCTCATCGACAGCCGCACGCCGTACCCGGACCCGAACGTCGGCGCCGGCACGGCGGCGCTGCAGGGCGCCACCCTCCGGGCCCCGGGCGGGCTGCCGCTCGGCACCGAGGTGCACGTCCAGCCCGAGCAGTGGGAGGTGCTCGCCGGCGTACCGTTCAAGGTCAAGACCGTGGTCCGCGCCGAGCAGGCGATCGCGGGCGGCAAGGTCTCCGTCGACGCGCCGGAGGGCTGGACCGTCAGCGGCAGCGGCAACATCGGCTGGATCGGCCCGCGTAAGGACATCGTGGCGACCTTCACCGTCACCCCGCCCCAGGACCTCACGGCGGGCACCCGGTTCCGGCTGAACGCCACGTTGACCAGCAAGAACGACGGCGCCGGCAGCAGCAGCGCCCTCGTCCAGGCGACGGCGCCGGTGCGCGGCACCCTCGAACCGCTGCCCGAGATCGGCAACTTCCGGGAGTGGACCCAGCGCCACAAGGTGCAGTCGCTCGACGCGCTCATCGAGTCGATGCTGAGCATCCCCAGCGGCGGCACCCGCGACGTCCGGGTCGACCTCCACAACCACAGCCACGAGGCCCAGTCCGGCACGGTCAAGCTGCACGTGCCGGCCGGCTTCACGGTGGCCCAGCAGGACCTTCCCTACAGCGACCTGCAGCCCGGCGCCAAGGGTGCGGTGACGTTCTCGGTGACGAACAGCGACGCGTCGCTGCCCACCTCCAACCGGGCACCGAACAACGGCGCCTACCCGGTGCAGATCGAGACGACCCACAACGGCGGCAGCGCCACCGAGCCGGGCGTCTTCAACCTCGTACCCGTCACCGCCATCCCCAAGGCGAGCAGCGCCCCGGTGGTCGACGGCACGGCCGGCCCGGGTGAGTACACCGGCGAGGTCATCGACATCTCGACGCGGTGGGAGGGTACGGCGGCGCCGGCGGAGGACATCTCCGGCACCGCGCAACTGACCTTCACCGACGACGCCCTGTACGTCATGCTCTCCATCACCGACGACGTACTCGGCACCGTCCTGCCCGCGGAGGACTGCAAGCGTCCGCGGCGCAACGACAACGTGGAGTTCGGTATCGACCCGCGCGGCGACTCGGCCAACACCTCCACGGTGTTCAACGTCGCGCTCTTCCCGATCACCAAGGACCCGGCCAACGGCAACCCGCCGTGCTTCGCCCGGGAACGGGACAACCACCAGGGCCCCGGCCCGGAGACCGCGCCGGGCATGGAGGTGGCGTCCGTCGTCACCAGCAACCCGTACGTCGGTTACCGGATCGAGGCGAAGATCCCGTTCAGCGTGCTGCCGGACGCGATCGACCCGGCCCGGATGGGCATGAACATCCTGGTCAACGACTCCGACACGCAGGACCTGACGGCGCAGACCCGGGTGGGTTGGTCCACCTGGAGCGGGGTGCGTGCCGACCCGTGGCGCTGGGGCGTGGCGACGCTGGACGGACTGGCGAACCAGCCGTCGGCGCCGAAGGCCCCGATCATGCCCGACACCGCCGCGATGAGCGTCAACTCGCCGCAGACCATCCTGCAGTCGAGTTCGGACAAGGTCGCGCCGGGCGGCTGGCCGGCCCTTCCCAAGAACACGATCACGGTGCCGAAGCTGTTCGCGTCGGATGACGCGGTCACGCTGCGACTGCGGGCGAAGGCCGCCGGTACCGCCAACGTGTACGTGTGGGACGGCAACAAGGTCCTGGCCCAGAAGACGGTCGAGGTGACCGGCAACAACCTGGACCTCGTCCTGCCGCTGACCGCGCCGCTGCCGGCCGGTTCGACACTGCTCGTCTCCTACGAACGGGACGGCGCCACGACCGGTGTCGCCTACGTCCTGAGCTGA
- a CDS encoding ABC transporter ATP-binding protein — MVAIATDRLTKIFDDGTVAVDDVTIDVRSGEFMVLLGPTGCGKSTVLRLVAGLERPTSGQVRFDGRPVDDIEAGDRGIALVRQDHALYPHLTVAQNIGFPLRSGGDPGPEATGRITEMAEQLGIVDVLHRLPGNLSGGQRQRVAIARALARRPAAFLLDEPLSHLDAGMRADLRADLTALARRNGTTTIYVTHDQVEAMSMADRVAVLRRGVLQQIGPPAQVYGDPATVFVAAFLGSPRANLFQCAVYAGDGRVVLDLGTQVIDFPPDEPRSALLAGRHTERATVALRADALRPAPADADGPVLHGVVRAVENLGHEVLVHLETGGVPTSPAESRLELPDSVRPLSGLLAEPERPARGGRWPGLGRLIPRQRAGGRPTARTRYGFYPVYDPELPDDQSTTGDLVVRVPVPATPRIGDRMTVSVDLDLLLLFDRAGDRIRL, encoded by the coding sequence TTGGTCGCCATCGCCACCGACCGGTTGACGAAGATCTTCGACGACGGCACCGTTGCCGTCGACGACGTGACCATCGACGTGCGGTCCGGGGAGTTCATGGTCCTGCTCGGGCCGACCGGGTGCGGCAAGTCGACGGTGCTCCGGTTGGTGGCCGGCCTGGAGCGCCCCACCTCCGGCCAGGTGCGTTTCGACGGTCGGCCGGTGGACGACATCGAGGCCGGCGACCGGGGGATCGCCCTGGTACGCCAGGACCACGCCCTCTATCCGCACCTGACGGTGGCGCAGAACATCGGCTTCCCGCTGCGCTCCGGCGGTGACCCCGGCCCGGAGGCGACCGGCCGGATCACCGAGATGGCCGAGCAGTTGGGCATCGTCGACGTACTGCACCGGTTGCCCGGCAACCTGTCCGGCGGCCAGCGGCAGCGGGTCGCGATCGCCCGTGCGCTGGCCCGCCGCCCCGCCGCGTTCCTGCTCGACGAGCCGCTGTCCCATCTCGACGCCGGGATGCGCGCCGACCTGCGCGCCGACCTGACGGCACTGGCCCGGCGCAACGGGACGACCACGATCTACGTGACCCACGACCAGGTCGAGGCGATGTCGATGGCCGACCGGGTCGCGGTGCTGCGCCGGGGGGTGTTGCAGCAGATCGGCCCGCCGGCGCAGGTGTACGGCGATCCGGCGACCGTCTTTGTCGCCGCCTTCCTCGGCAGCCCGCGCGCCAACCTCTTCCAGTGCGCCGTCTACGCCGGCGACGGCCGGGTCGTGCTCGACCTGGGTACGCAGGTGATCGACTTTCCGCCCGACGAACCCCGTTCGGCGCTCCTCGCCGGCCGGCACACCGAGCGGGCGACGGTGGCGTTGCGCGCGGACGCGCTCCGCCCGGCGCCGGCCGATGCCGACGGGCCGGTACTGCACGGCGTCGTACGGGCGGTGGAGAACCTTGGGCACGAGGTGCTGGTGCACCTGGAGACCGGTGGCGTGCCGACCTCGCCGGCCGAGTCGAGGTTGGAACTGCCGGATTCCGTACGGCCGCTTTCGGGGCTGTTGGCCGAACCGGAGCGGCCGGCGCGCGGCGGGCGGTGGCCGGGGCTGGGACGGCTCATCCCGCGCCAGCGTGCCGGTGGGCGGCCGACGGCGCGGACCCGCTACGGCTTCTACCCCGTCTACGACCCGGAGTTGCCCGACGACCAGTCGACCACCGGTGACCTGGTGGTCCGGGTGCCGGTGCCGGCGACGCCCCGGATCGGCGACCGGATGACGGTGTCGGTCGACCTGGATCTGCTGCTGCTCTTCGACCGCGCCGGTGACCGTATCCGGCTCTAG
- a CDS encoding chitinase encodes MLLAVVSAVAVSAGAVWVAGPALAAGPTATFVKTSDWGSGWEGKYTVTNGGATALSSWAVAFTLPSGSSVGSFWDAEMTRSGQRFTFRNRSWNGSLAPGASVSFGFIATGSGSPADCTLNGAACGGGTPPTTPPPTTPPPTTPPPTTPPPTTPPPTTPPPTTPPPNSGLPKRALIGYLHSSFANGSGYVRMADVPASWDIINLAFGEPTSVTSGDIRFQLCPVAECPNVETEAQFIAAIRAKQQQGKKVLISIGGQNGQVQLTTTAARDRFVSSVAAIIDRYGLDGLDIDFEGHSLSLNTGDTDFKNPTTPVIVNLISAVRSLKQRYGSRFILTMAPETFFVQLGYQYYGSGPWGGQDPRAGAYLPVIHALRNDITVLHVQDYNSGPIMGLDNQYHTMGGALFHIAMTDMLLAGFPVAGNTNNVFPPLREDQVAFGTPSSTSAGNGYTAPAAVQQAVTCLVRGTNCAGYTPRSGTNPNFRGLMTWSINWDRFYGWEFQNSHRPFLNGLS; translated from the coding sequence TTGTTGCTCGCCGTGGTGTCGGCGGTGGCCGTGAGCGCGGGGGCGGTGTGGGTGGCGGGCCCCGCCCTCGCCGCCGGCCCGACCGCGACGTTCGTCAAGACGTCGGACTGGGGTTCCGGCTGGGAGGGAAAGTACACGGTCACGAACGGCGGGGCGACCGCCCTGTCGTCGTGGGCGGTGGCCTTCACCCTGCCCTCGGGTTCCTCGGTCGGTTCGTTCTGGGACGCCGAAATGACCCGGTCGGGTCAGCGGTTCACGTTCCGGAACCGCTCGTGGAACGGCAGCCTGGCGCCGGGGGCGTCGGTGTCGTTCGGGTTCATCGCCACCGGTTCGGGATCACCGGCGGACTGCACGCTGAACGGCGCGGCCTGCGGCGGCGGCACCCCGCCCACCACGCCGCCACCCACGACCCCGCCACCGACGACGCCGCCCCCGACCACGCCGCCACCCACCACGCCGCCACCCACCACGCCACCGCCGACCACCCCACCGCCGAACTCCGGGCTGCCGAAGCGGGCGCTCATCGGCTACCTGCACAGCAGCTTCGCCAACGGCTCCGGCTACGTGCGGATGGCCGACGTACCGGCCTCCTGGGACATCATCAACCTGGCGTTCGGGGAGCCGACCTCGGTCACCTCCGGTGACATCCGGTTCCAGCTCTGCCCGGTGGCCGAGTGTCCGAACGTCGAGACCGAGGCGCAGTTCATCGCCGCCATCCGGGCCAAGCAACAGCAGGGCAAGAAGGTCCTCATCTCGATCGGCGGCCAGAACGGGCAGGTGCAGCTCACCACCACCGCCGCCCGGGACCGGTTCGTCAGTTCGGTCGCCGCGATCATCGACCGGTACGGCCTCGACGGTCTCGACATCGACTTCGAGGGCCACTCGCTGTCGCTGAACACCGGCGACACCGACTTCAAGAACCCGACCACCCCGGTCATCGTCAACCTGATCTCCGCGGTCCGGTCGCTCAAGCAGCGGTACGGCAGCCGGTTCATTCTCACCATGGCCCCGGAGACGTTCTTCGTGCAGCTCGGCTACCAGTACTACGGATCGGGGCCGTGGGGCGGCCAGGATCCGCGGGCCGGGGCCTACCTGCCGGTGATCCACGCGCTGCGCAACGACATCACCGTCCTGCACGTGCAGGACTACAACTCCGGTCCGATCATGGGTCTGGACAACCAGTACCACACGATGGGCGGCGCGCTCTTCCACATCGCCATGACCGACATGCTGCTCGCCGGGTTCCCGGTGGCCGGCAACACCAACAACGTCTTCCCACCGCTGCGCGAGGACCAGGTGGCGTTCGGCACCCCGTCGTCGACCTCGGCCGGCAACGGCTACACCGCGCCGGCGGCCGTCCAGCAGGCGGTCACCTGCCTGGTACGCGGCACCAACTGCGCCGGCTACACGCCGCGCAGCGGCACCAACCCGAACTTCCGGGGCCTGATGACGTGGTCGATCAACTGGGACCGCTTCTACGGCTGGGAGTTCCAGAACTCGCACCGGCCGTTCCTCAACGGACTGTCGTGA
- a CDS encoding serine/threonine-protein kinase — protein MSSLHPGGLLARRYRLIDRIGAGGMSVIWRSRDELLDRVVALKVLAEELAADARFRGMVREEARAAAQLVHPHVTSVHDYGETVAPDGTVTAFVVMELLSGQELESRLTEGPLPWPEAVEICAQVAEALAAAHRLGIVHRDVTPANIMMTATGAKVLDFGIATHVGAPDEDADGETFGTPAYVAPERLDGTPAQPATDTYSLGVLLYETLTGRVPFPANTWEDLARSRPDTQPPTLSGVAGLPPAVAEVCLRCLARDPRERPTAHQVGVALRAQLAPEPPAPEPAAPPGRTFPVRLTVLAAASVAALAVAVLVFAWPRGDHPPPSADGLPGSGPPTSLFSPDAVPPDGPATAGPSAGPTPPDGPMPPGGTPTATPPTGLPPGATPGPSGPASAPTVPEAVADLDQIVTAGLAAGAIRDDAGLDLQNLLRNLRVAAARGPVDVHGPVQHLRSKITLRVDEGAITPEYATALRAGLDRLATAGSAQPA, from the coding sequence ATGTCTTCGCTCCACCCCGGTGGTCTGCTCGCCCGCCGATACCGCCTCATCGACCGCATCGGCGCAGGCGGGATGTCCGTGATCTGGCGCTCCCGCGACGAACTGCTCGACCGGGTCGTCGCGCTCAAGGTGCTCGCCGAGGAACTGGCCGCCGACGCCCGGTTCCGCGGCATGGTCCGCGAGGAGGCCCGCGCCGCCGCGCAACTCGTCCACCCGCACGTCACCTCGGTCCACGACTACGGGGAGACGGTCGCGCCCGACGGCACCGTGACCGCGTTCGTCGTCATGGAACTGCTGTCCGGTCAGGAGTTGGAGTCCCGGCTCACCGAAGGACCGCTGCCCTGGCCCGAGGCCGTCGAGATCTGCGCCCAGGTCGCCGAGGCGCTGGCCGCCGCGCACCGGCTCGGCATCGTCCACCGGGACGTCACCCCGGCCAACATCATGATGACCGCGACCGGCGCGAAGGTGCTCGACTTCGGCATCGCCACCCACGTCGGGGCGCCCGATGAGGACGCCGACGGCGAGACCTTCGGCACCCCGGCGTACGTCGCGCCGGAGCGGCTCGACGGCACCCCCGCCCAGCCGGCCACCGACACGTACTCGTTGGGGGTGCTGCTCTACGAGACGCTGACCGGCCGGGTGCCGTTCCCGGCCAACACCTGGGAGGATCTGGCCCGAAGCAGGCCGGACACGCAGCCGCCGACCCTGTCCGGGGTGGCGGGTCTGCCGCCGGCGGTGGCCGAGGTCTGCCTGCGCTGCCTGGCCCGCGACCCGCGTGAGCGGCCCACCGCCCACCAGGTGGGGGTCGCGCTGCGCGCACAGCTCGCGCCCGAGCCGCCCGCGCCGGAGCCGGCCGCGCCGCCCGGGCGCACCTTCCCGGTGCGGCTCACCGTGCTGGCCGCCGCGTCGGTCGCGGCGCTGGCGGTGGCCGTACTGGTGTTCGCCTGGCCGCGCGGTGACCACCCGCCGCCGTCGGCGGACGGCCTGCCGGGCAGCGGCCCGCCGACGTCGTTGTTCTCCCCGGACGCGGTGCCGCCCGACGGTCCCGCGACCGCCGGACCGTCGGCCGGACCGACCCCGCCCGACGGGCCCATGCCGCCCGGCGGGACACCGACCGCGACGCCGCCGACCGGGCTGCCCCCGGGCGCCACCCCCGGGCCGAGCGGGCCGGCCTCCGCCCCGACCGTGCCGGAGGCGGTCGCCGACCTCGACCAGATCGTCACCGCCGGCCTGGCGGCCGGCGCGATCCGCGACGACGCCGGCCTCGACCTGCAGAACCTGCTGCGCAACCTGCGGGTCGCGGCGGCCCGGGGACCGGTCGACGTCCACGGCCCGGTCCAGCACCTGCGCAGCAAGATCACGCTGCGGGTCGACGAGGGGGCGATCACCCCGGAGTACGCCACCGCACTGCGCGCCGGACTCGACCGGCTCGCCACCGCCGGCTCGGCCCAGCCGGCCTGA
- a CDS encoding patatin-like phospholipase family protein, giving the protein MVNGPVGFVLGGGGVLGAVEVGMLRALFRAGHRPDVVVGTSIGAVNGALVAADPTEAVTDRLVRLWASPEASEVYGDSVARQLRRFAARTHLHSPRPLRRLLESALGEDTMIEELKVPFRCCAASIERAAEHWFDRGPLVDAVLASASVPGLLPPAEIDGEHFVDGGIVNSIPIGAAVDAGAKLIFVLQVGRVERPLSPPRRPWEVAQVAFEIARRHRFAREMAALPDDVEVHVLPTGGGESRDDTPWAYRDMAAVGRRISRAYTASRRYLATNVASGR; this is encoded by the coding sequence ATGGTCAACGGTCCGGTGGGGTTCGTGCTCGGTGGCGGTGGCGTGCTCGGCGCCGTCGAGGTGGGCATGCTGCGCGCCCTGTTCCGCGCCGGCCACCGCCCCGACGTCGTCGTCGGCACCTCGATCGGTGCCGTCAACGGCGCCCTGGTCGCCGCCGACCCGACCGAGGCGGTCACCGACCGGCTCGTACGCCTGTGGGCCAGTCCCGAGGCGAGCGAGGTGTACGGCGACTCGGTCGCCCGGCAACTGCGCCGCTTCGCCGCCCGGACCCACCTGCACTCGCCCCGGCCGCTGCGTCGGCTGCTGGAGAGCGCGCTCGGCGAAGACACCATGATCGAGGAGTTGAAGGTGCCGTTCCGGTGCTGCGCGGCGAGCATCGAACGCGCCGCCGAGCACTGGTTCGACCGCGGTCCGCTGGTCGACGCCGTACTGGCCTCGGCGAGCGTGCCCGGCCTGCTTCCGCCGGCCGAGATCGACGGCGAGCACTTCGTCGACGGCGGCATCGTCAACTCGATCCCGATCGGGGCGGCCGTCGACGCCGGTGCCAAGCTGATCTTCGTACTCCAGGTTGGTCGGGTCGAGCGGCCGCTGAGCCCGCCGCGGCGGCCCTGGGAGGTGGCCCAGGTCGCCTTCGAGATCGCCCGGCGGCACCGGTTCGCCCGGGAGATGGCCGCCCTGCCCGACGACGTCGAGGTGCACGTGCTGCCGACCGGCGGGGGTGAATCCCGCGACGACACCCCCTGGGCCTACCGGGACATGGCCGCCGTCGGCCGGCGGATCAGCCGTGCCTACACCGCCTCGCGCCGCTACCTGGCGACCAACGTGGCGAGCGGTCGATGA
- a CDS encoding 1-acyl-sn-glycerol-3-phosphate acyltransferase — protein MRIPPRWLRRIVFGPVVVVFTFLFVTTLPIWLLAAAAASPLVPGYLRPLRVLWMLTFYLVWDAAALIALFVLWLASGFGWKKRSPAFQRAHYVLTGWFLTVLFWQAKWTLRLRIDVVGTDPDTALPGRPEIVVCRHAGPGDSFILIHALVNWYSREPRIVLKDTLQWDPAIDVMLNRLPNRFVAPGHQPGETIEEQIAHLATGLDDNDAFVIFPEGGNFTPRRRLRAIARLRALGLERMAKRAEGMRNVLAPKPGGLIAALDAAPDAGVIFVAHTGLDRMLTVADVWRELPMDKQIIMRFWSVPPEEVPTGEAERVEWLYDWWKRIDEWIDEHRPEPGGA, from the coding sequence ATGCGGATCCCACCCCGCTGGCTGCGCCGGATCGTGTTCGGGCCGGTGGTCGTCGTGTTCACCTTCCTCTTCGTCACCACCCTGCCGATCTGGCTGCTGGCCGCCGCGGCGGCCTCGCCGCTGGTCCCCGGCTACCTGAGACCGCTGCGCGTGCTCTGGATGCTGACCTTCTACCTGGTGTGGGACGCCGCCGCGCTGATCGCCCTCTTCGTCCTGTGGCTCGCCTCCGGATTCGGTTGGAAGAAGCGGTCGCCGGCCTTCCAGCGGGCCCACTACGTGCTGACCGGCTGGTTCCTCACCGTCCTGTTCTGGCAGGCGAAGTGGACGCTGCGGCTGCGCATCGACGTGGTCGGCACCGACCCGGACACCGCCCTGCCCGGCCGGCCGGAGATAGTCGTGTGCCGGCACGCCGGTCCCGGTGACTCGTTCATCCTCATCCACGCGCTGGTCAACTGGTACTCCCGCGAGCCGCGCATCGTACTCAAGGACACCCTCCAGTGGGACCCGGCGATCGACGTCATGCTGAACCGGCTGCCCAACCGCTTCGTCGCCCCCGGTCACCAACCCGGCGAGACGATCGAGGAACAGATCGCCCACCTGGCCACCGGCCTCGACGACAACGACGCCTTCGTGATCTTTCCGGAGGGCGGCAACTTCACCCCGCGCCGCCGGCTGCGCGCCATCGCCCGGCTGCGGGCGCTCGGGCTGGAACGGATGGCGAAGCGGGCCGAGGGGATGCGCAACGTACTCGCCCCGAAGCCCGGTGGGCTGATCGCGGCGCTGGACGCCGCCCCCGACGCCGGGGTCATCTTCGTGGCACACACCGGTCTCGACCGGATGCTCACCGTCGCCGACGTGTGGCGTGAGCTGCCGATGGACAAACAGATCATCATGCGGTTCTGGTCGGTGCCACCCGAGGAGGTGCCGACCGGTGAGGCGGAACGGGTCGAGTGGTTGTACGACTGGTGGAAGCGCATCGACGAATGGATCGACGAGCACCGTCCCGAGCCCGGCGGGGCGTAG